ACTGTTTCACCCGCGCTTGTGCTTCAGTGGGATTGCGTTTTGCTATCACTTGCACCAACCGCAACTGCACTGGTAAATAGCTGGGGTCAACTTGAATTAAGTAATTATACAGAGATTGACGCTGTGGTTGTGCTGGTAGTACTCCCACTAAACTAAAGAGTTCTGGCGGCGTATTCGTTGCAGGTTGTGTTGCTAACCAATTGTTGAGAACAGCTTCCGCTTCTTGTTCAGAAAGTTTCTTCCCTTGATAGGCAATACTAGTACGCCCTAACTGAGTCGTCACATTCTGGGGTTGACGCGCTATCAATTCGTCATAAGCTGCTAAAGCCTCATCAAACCGTCTTTGCTGCACTCGCACACCCGCCAGTCCGCGCAAAGCACCTTCAGTGACATCATCACTTCCTAACTTAGTTGCCAACACAGCTTGGAAGCGTTGGGCGCTGGCTTCTAAGTTGCCCTCCCGTCGCTCAATTTCTGCTGCTAGCAACTGGGGTGCGAGGCTTTTTGCTCCTTCAGGTGTTGCTGTATAGGCTGCCAAAGCTTGTCTTGCGCCATGTGTGTCATTAAGTTGTAGATAAATCTGAGCGATGCGGAAATTTAAAAATGGTACGTCTATCTTTGGTGAAATAGTTTGATATACAGGCAGAAGTTCCGGATCGGGAGCATCAATGTCTGCTAGGGCAAGAGCTATCTGTTGTAATTGCACCGGATCTGAAGGTAAAGGTTCAAGTTCAGCAATCAAACGTTTTTTCAAGTCGTTTTTGGCAAGCAGCCCCAGTTCATTTTCTAGGGCTAACTGCCGCAGGACTAAACTTTTATCATTCGGTGACTGTGATGCCGCTTGGCGATAGAGCTGCAGTGCTATTTGCTCTCCTTGGGGTAAACCCGTGAAAACATCACCGGCTTCTCGCAACAAGGCTGGTGAGGGGTTGGGAGTGTTGGCAAGTGCTTGACGGTAAAGAGTGGCAACTTGCTGTGCTATGGCGGGGTTATTGGTCGAGGTACGAATTTCATTGAGAGAACGTGCTAGAGGTAAAATCGCATCTGGTCTATTTTGTATAGGCTCTAATACCGCTAAAGCTTGCTCTGACTGTTGATTAGCAACATACGCTTTAGCAAGTTCGGCTCGCGTTTCAATGGCTACTTGGTTGAGTGTTTTGGAACGCTGCAACTGCTCTTTTAAAATCTGTACTGCTGCTCTTGGATTGCCTGTTTCTCGTAGGGTGCTAGCGTAGGCTACTGTAGCCAACCCGGTGATGGGTTTGCCAGTTGTTTGATAACGCTTGAATAATTCCAAGGCTTTTTGGTAATTGCGGCTATAACTATAAGCTTGAGCTGCACCAATGATAGCTTCAGGTGTGGGATTGTTTGCCAACACTATCTGGTAGTCTACGAGCGACTCGCTCAACTTTCCTTCATAGGTGTACAACAAAGCACGATAAGAACGGGCTTGTATATCGTTGGGATTTAACTTTAATAAAGTGTTGAGAGCTTCAATTCCTCGTGCTTGCCACTCTGGGCGATAAGTTGCCATTATCCCCACAATCTTGAGCGCACTTTGGTTGTTGGGGTCTTGCGCCAGCACCTGTTGATAACTCTTCCATGCCTCGGTAATACGTCCAGCACGGTTATAGGAGATTGCTAACCCTACCTTGGCTTGCAAAGATTGCGGGTTTTGCTTTAAAGCTTGCCCAAAGGCTTTAATTGCATCATTGACCCACCCTTTTTTGAGAAGATTGTAACCTCGTTGCACTGCTGAAGAAGACTTCTGAGCTAGAGCAGGAGCAATGTTATTCAACAACGGTACATTGACTAAGTGAGTCAAAAGGAAAAATGAAACAGTAATCACAAACAGATTAGAAAAGCTTTTCGTTTTAATATCTTTTACACTCGTTCGCAAGTTTGAGCAGGGATTGCCTTTGTCTTTGTGCTTTTGGCTCATTGAGATCCTCTCCGTCTTGGAGTCACATTAAACTCTGAACGCACCCTAATACCCAGAACTGTTTCCTCAAAATTATCTCGTCCTTGAACCGTAAAACCGAATCTTAGATTAGGCAGAAATTTAAAATCGTAGTAAAGCTCTAACACATCTGGCGTATCTCCTTCACGCAGGCTGTCATTCGATAAAGCACGTCCGTAAGCTAGCCCTAATCTGTCATCAGGCGTAAATAAATCCAAAAAGCTAAATCCAAATGAATAAGTATCTGCACCTTCTCCCAAATCGCGATTTTCGTAGCGACCGTATCGTCCGAAAAGACCTAATTTCAAATTGGGAATAAAAACTTCAGCATTCAAACCGTACGCTTCTTCGCGGTCGTCGTCTTGCGTTCCAAAGATTGTGCTTTGTGTATTCCTCGCAATCCCATAGC
The sequence above is a segment of the Mastigocladopsis repens PCC 10914 genome. Coding sequences within it:
- a CDS encoding tetratricopeptide repeat protein, with translation MSQKHKDKGNPCSNLRTSVKDIKTKSFSNLFVITVSFFLLTHLVNVPLLNNIAPALAQKSSSAVQRGYNLLKKGWVNDAIKAFGQALKQNPQSLQAKVGLAISYNRAGRITEAWKSYQQVLAQDPNNQSALKIVGIMATYRPEWQARGIEALNTLLKLNPNDIQARSYRALLYTYEGKLSESLVDYQIVLANNPTPEAIIGAAQAYSYSRNYQKALELFKRYQTTGKPITGLATVAYASTLRETGNPRAAVQILKEQLQRSKTLNQVAIETRAELAKAYVANQQSEQALAVLEPIQNRPDAILPLARSLNEIRTSTNNPAIAQQVATLYRQALANTPNPSPALLREAGDVFTGLPQGEQIALQLYRQAASQSPNDKSLVLRQLALENELGLLAKNDLKKRLIAELEPLPSDPVQLQQIALALADIDAPDPELLPVYQTISPKIDVPFLNFRIAQIYLQLNDTHGARQALAAYTATPEGAKSLAPQLLAAEIERREGNLEASAQRFQAVLATKLGSDDVTEGALRGLAGVRVQQRRFDEALAAYDELIARQPQNVTTQLGRTSIAYQGKKLSEQEAEAVLNNWLATQPATNTPPELFSLVGVLPAQPQRQSLYNYLIQVDPSYLPVQLRLVQVIAKRNPTEAQARVKQLIARLPNNVNTYQLQGELARAIGDLDLAGKAYENILAQQPDNLDALATLGGIRFQQRRFEAAQQIYSQVVAQKPQDKDARRALAGLSAIQDQPLTALSQLEQLELEQISQGTTDTEVSRQSQQIQEDFLQRRGFQPPWENYERRGK